TCTTCGTCTGCAACAAACAACGCAGGCGCGGCTTGGCTCTCAGCCGCTGTCGCCGCCAGCGGTTTCGCCTCGGTGGAAGGGCCGACCGCGCCAGCGCGCACAAGCACGGCCAGCGCGCGCTGGCATAACGCGCACCGTGCTGCGTGCTCGTCCCAGCGCGACAGCTCAGCAGGGTCGAGCGACCGCAATGAGTATGCGGCGAGCACGTCGGCATCGGGGCAGTCGGCTCCCGAGTTCTCTGGCGTTCTTCGCATCGTCGATGCGATCAGCGCATCGAATTTGTCTTTGCCATCGGTACTCATTACTTAGCTAGTTCCAAAGCCCGTGCGAGATCGAACGGCCAATCGCCCAGGGCGTATTCAAAGCATCTGCCTATTTGATCGTCGTTCAGCCGATAGTCTTTCCGGAGCGCGTCCTCGACGTTGCGCCGAATCTCAGCTCGAGTGCGCGCAAGACGGCGAGAGACCGTTGACTCATGCTCACCTAGCAGAGCGCCGGTCTCGGCGAGAGTCAGTTCCTGAACGTAATAGTACGAGAGGCACAATCGGTCACGCGGCGCGAGCGCATCGATGGTTTTGTGGAGTTCACACGCTACCATCGCTAGGTATCGGCGGCGATCGGGATCCTCGGGTTCGGATGTAGCAGCATCGGCGAATGCGACCGCGGCATCGAGTTTGCCAGCGGGATGAGCCCGGTACTCCAGGCGCCACGCCTCCGCTTCGCGCTGCACGATCACCGCGCGCAGCCACGCGACGAGCAGACTGCGGCCGTGATAATGGTCAAGCGGTGAGCGGCGTGTACCATCGCTGCGCGCGTCGCCAAATAAATCGCCATACAGCGATTCGGCGACTTCGCGAGCCCGGTCGACATCTCGGGTGATCTGAAGGGCAATCTTCTCGATCGCGGGTCGGAACCTCGTGTCGAACTCGCGCCAGGCGGACTCATTACCCGCGCGGCACCCGATCGCGAGCGCAAGATCTTCTACTTGCAGCGACTCAAGGAACCCAGCGATGACGGAACGCTCTTTCGCCTCATTGGAATTTGCGAAGCGCCGTTCCACCGCACGGCTAAGTGCACTCCCGAATTCCGCCCGCGAAACGTTCCAGCGCGGTGCGCCGCTGCGTTCATAGAGTCGCGTGGCAATGGCGTCGAGCTCGCCGGTAAGGTCGGGTGGGCACATCGCCTGATATATCCATCTTCTGCCCTGTTCCGCCGGTCCTCAAGTCCCCGAGATCTTTGCCCCCTGGATCAATCGGAATCGGAGCTCGCACGGCTAGACTTTTCGGCACTCTGATGCCGCTAGGGTGGTGCCGGAGCGGCAGCCG
This DNA window, taken from Candidatus Binataceae bacterium, encodes the following:
- a CDS encoding sigma-70 family RNA polymerase sigma factor, with the protein product MCPPDLTGELDAIATRLYERSGAPRWNVSRAEFGSALSRAVERRFANSNEAKERSVIAGFLESLQVEDLALAIGCRAGNESAWREFDTRFRPAIEKIALQITRDVDRAREVAESLYGDLFGDARSDGTRRSPLDHYHGRSLLVAWLRAVIVQREAEAWRLEYRAHPAGKLDAAVAFADAATSEPEDPDRRRYLAMVACELHKTIDALAPRDRLCLSYYYVQELTLAETGALLGEHESTVSRRLARTRAEIRRNVEDALRKDYRLNDDQIGRCFEYALGDWPFDLARALELAK